The Panthera uncia isolate 11264 chromosome C1 unlocalized genomic scaffold, Puncia_PCG_1.0 HiC_scaffold_3, whole genome shotgun sequence genomic sequence TAGTAGGGTCTTTGCTTGGCAAGGAATTTATACAACTTTGAGTATGCCAACACTGAAACGTTAACTATGAAAAGAAAGGGCAAAACCCTAAGGGGCAGAAGGCACTTTCGGACAACTCATATCTTAAGAAAATTAGAGTTTTTAGAATCAAAATCTGAATAGTTGAACACCTGACCTGAAAACACTGAAGTTCCAGTGTATCCCTTCTACTCCTGGCATTCAGTGTACCTTCTACACCTGCCACTTCTTATCATGTCCTGCCAGAGGCTCCCATCTCAACTAGAACTGCTCAGGTCAAAGTGGTATACCCCAGGTAGCCAACTCCTTCCAGCCACAGTCCTAGGACTGAAAGGCATCCTGCCCAGCTGGTCTTCATTCCAGTAGTTTCCGTCTGAAGAGTCTAGGATGCCAAGTATAAATCtcgaggccaaaaaaaaaaaaaaaaaaaagatagtaaggGCAGAGCTGGAGCTAAATTGAAATAAGGGAACAGGGTAAAAAATACCAAGGTCTTGGGATTACATTTTTGAGATGTGTGAGAGGCTGGGTTTGGCAGTACTCTGACATGGTTGGAGTTCTTTAACTCAGTGAGGAAATCTAGAGCCGACCTTGGCACATATGAATTAAGCAacaatggctttttaaatatcagaagagTGAACTGCCCCTGGGCCATGGGAAGAGGGGTTAATTTAGGAAAGTGCTTGAGAAAAGTTTCTGCAGTGATGGCAACATTCTGTGTCTTGATAGGGGCTTGAGTTACATAGGCATGGGCATTCATTAAAACTCACAAATGTATACCTAAGATGTGTGCATttctttgtatgtaaattttacacTAAAAACTGCAAAATATTGAACTCTAGTGAATATTCATGATGTCTGcttgaaatgtattaaaaatggataaatgaatgctATGGATGTGATAAAACCAGTCTCAGATATTAATGATAAAATCTAAGTggtgaggggtgcttgggtggctcattccggggagtgtccaactttggatcaagtcatgatctcacagttcctgggttcgaaccctgcatcaagctctgtgcagacagctcagagcctggaagcctgcttcagattctgtgtctccctctctctgttcctcccctgctcacactctgtctctgtctctgtctctcaaaaataaagattaggggtacctggtggctcagtcggttaagcatctgacttgggctcaggtcatgactttgcggtccctgagttcgagtctccacatcaggctctgtgcggacaacccagagcctgaaccctgcttcggattctgtgtctccctctctctctctgcccctcccccacctgcactctatctcaaaagtaagtatttttaaaaaaatttgttcaaataattttttaattttagtggtGAATGTACAAATGTTTGCTCTATAACTTGTTCAACAtcactgtatatttgaaatttttcataataaaatgctgGGAAGTTACCCAATGCTTTATCAGAAGCAAACAAACACTCTGCCCTCTGGGTGCACAGCAATTCTGAGGACTGTCACTGGGAATATGGAATTCCTTCCAGTGtaccctctgccttccccttggCCGTTGACCTCCTCTGTGGCACACACTCTGGCCCGCatgtcctccctctccctctgccgttTCATAACCACGCCCTCACCCTCCGGGCAAAGGTGAAGGAAAAAACAGCACAAGGTACCCAGCTATTGAGCAGATCTTTGTGAAGACTCAACCCTACAGTGCTGTCACGGTAAACTGCCAGCATACATACTACATACTTTTCTGTGCCCAGAGAAGGCTGCAAAAGCTTGACTATGTGtgtctcactcactcactcacacacacacacacacagcctaatTGCGATAACTAATATAAATTGCTTAGTATTTCagacataaaattatagaaaagattGTCTTCTGACAGCATGAAGAAAATGATGAGTATTTGCCTTATTTCCACTGCTCATGGAGAAAGAGCTTGACATTTTTTGAGCCCCAGATATGGTTGCGATGTTTTTGCATCCATTGGCTCACACAGCcccattatcctcattttataacaAAGCTCATGGTCATGGAGCCAGTACATAGATCTAGGACTCAAAAACCAGGATCTCCTCAGCTCAAAACTTTTTCACCATAGCACATCGTCACTGACATTTAAAATAGGTTATGTCCTGCAAAGCTAACATAACTACAAGAACAACAGTAGTCATGGGGCCAGGACTTTACAAAGAAAGGTACTTTCATATTCTACTTCGCCTGTTTTTACCAAAACACCACCCACCAAAGGGTATTTTTAACAGTTTACACTAGTCAATATATAGTTtgtaaatatatgatttttacaTTCTGCTgacaaataacagaaaatctggcaaacttttctgtattttctatggCTTTGGGGGGCAGTTTGGGGTTTAAGAAACCTGATTAACTGAAAGGAATTTACTCTTGATGTCAGTGTTGCTAGTTCATACGTTAAAATTAAACAGTCCAACTAATCCCTAGTGATCTTCTGTATCATGCTCAGACCATCTGACAAAAATTCTTATCCAATGGAATGGAACCTTTTCCCCACGTGTTAAGCCAGATCCCTAAACTACAGAAACTATAATCACCCAGTAGATGGCACTAGTTGTGCGGACtactctttttattccttttctatcCTTAGTCCCAGGACCTAGGTCAGAGATCTTACTCTATTAGGGTTGTATCTGAAACAAGACTAGCCCCACATAGCAACCAAGTAATGCCTTGCATGTTACTTGTGGAAAATATTTAGCTGCCCTTGTACAGAACAAGACTGCCATCCTGTAAGTAGTGGGATCTACTGGGCATTTTTAGGAATGTTTACCATGCCTCAACCACCCTACTTTTCACTTTGGCCAGCCTCACTCCACATAATCAAGTAGGGGGCTGAGGAATGCTCTGGGAGATAAGAGGAAGGTAGAAGATACTGTAAACATGTACTTTGCTGAGATAAGCAATAATAAAATCTACTTGTAAAAAATTCAACAGAAACCTAGGgtgaaaaagctttttacttttaGGCCCAAATGAAGCTAGGTGACTCCATTATAAATAATCTGATCTTAGTATGGACATAATTTGAATAGTTCTATTTGAACCTAATTCAAAACTCAACAATGCTCACATCTAGAGGCCATACTCAAACCCTACTCTGCTTGGGACTACCCTACTTTACCCATCAATTCTGTGCTTTGGAGACATATGCTTCTAAGTACAATTTTCCCATGTTTTACAAACCAGAATTTTGGTATATTCTAGCTTCAcaataataaatgaaactaagGATGTATGGAGATATGCATGTGCCATTTCAAAGCAAAGTTATTTCTGTATTGGGGGAAATGTCAAGGGCAAGACACAAAAATCTTCAGGGTCATTATCTCAAGAGCTGCTCTACCAGACCTACACTTACAAAGTCCCCTTCTGGTCCAGCAGGGAACCAATTCCTAGTCCTAACAAGTTCCTGGGGAAAATCTACAACTGGCTTATAAACCATTGCTTCAGTTTTACTCAACATACAGTCAACATATGGACAAGACACTGAACTAACTCTACGTCCAAAAGATTTTGCTggagtaaaacaaaattttttggCTGAAAATGGTAAAGAACCGGTTTCTAAAGCCAGGCCAACTCCTTACGTTGAGGTTGTCAGTAAGCACACGTGATAGTGAGGACTGTGGGGTCTATTCGCAGTTCAATAGCTAGTCTCCAAGCTTTGGATTGGCGTGGTCCTAAAACTTGGGGAGTCACACTGCAGTTGTGGGTTACCTACCGAGGCCTCTCAAAAGGCTGAAGTGTCTACCAAAGTTGTTAAAATGCTCATTTTACTGCATCATACCAGTTACCTCATACTGGTAAACAGCCCTTAAAAACATCTTTGGGTTGAATGTTCTTAGTGTGAAAAGTACTAAATAAATGGCTTATTAGGAACAGTCGGACTTGGTTTTCTCCAGTCTGTTTCTTACTTTGTGATCTGTGCTTTGAGAAACATCATTAGACACTTTCAGCTCAGAAACCTGGAGTAATCTGGTCACAATATTTGAACAAAAGTCTGGTGTGTGCCTAATAAAACAAACTTCCAGGAATTGGGAGAAAAGTTGAATACACCTGGAAAGCAAAATGTTTTTCCTAAGCTTCTCCCTGAGGACCTAACAACATACCATTCATGGCAGTGCTGTTTTCCAAAGGTCACAATCAGATTTCCTCAGAAGCATACCTTAACTGTTAATCATTAGGACTTCTTTGCGAAACGTGGGAGTGTTTTAATTACCCTGACATTTAATCATTGGCCGAAACCTGGTTTCCACCACAGCCAAGAACATCTGCTTTTACCCGTCATACAACCAACCCCTACCAGAGAACTGTCACCCTCTTTTCTATCAGAAACGTAAAGACTCATCAGATAGGAAAGGGGGGCAAGTGCTCCATGTTGATACATACTGCCTTTTCCATGGTTTTCAAGGTTTGTTGTCTCTAGACCCTTTCAAATACATTAGAGAAAAGGGTCTTAAGAGTCACAGCAGCCTAAATTTGCTTGGAGCAAACAGTAATCACTTTCTAACAGAAAAGGGAAGTCATTCCAGTAACTGAAACTCCAGATCTATATAAACTTAAAACTGCCATTGTGTCTTCACACTGATGTAGAACAGTCAATCTGTACCTCTGAGAAAACTTTTCAGGACTAGTTAACCAGCTACCTCTACTCTAAAGATTCTTTTTTACTAACCTCCCATCTGTTTGTTTTCAGCATCATCCCTTTGGCATAATATTACTCAACCCAGCAAATTAaacattctttcaaaatgttaaatgatCAAAATATGAGTGGCGAGTACTCAGTGCTACAAATACTCAGGGCATCAAATTAAACTGTCCTCAAAGCTAAAGCAGATTCCTAAAACTACAGGAACAAAGCAAGAGCTggtaataaaaaaggaaatcctgtgtAAATGCCTAGGGGAAAGCACACTGCACCCTTCACTATTACCCATCATCTTCTGGCCTTACAAACTTCTGGATCGTAGTAACAACCCAATACTGGCCCAGAGAGGAGGGGCCAGCTGGCCGATGACACTTCAAACCTCTTCAGAACTGTTCTGCCAAAATGAAATGGGACCCAATCCTAGCAGCGTGTATTGCTATactaaatgatttttgttttcggTAGgtgtttaaacatttaaaaattcacaggTGAAAGCACCAGGAAAGAGGAAGGTAGAaaactttcttcctcttcttgatGAGTACCGTCCAAGCAGACTGGTAGGGCAAATATTCATTATGGATTGTAATTCACTTGGGTTTTGAAGGCTTcccttaagaaaaaagagatttgttaataaatgataaagaacaCAGAACAACAAGATTAAATTACTGAGGCAAATGTCAgttacaaaatgaaaagcttcgATCTTTCTCTATTTAATATCCATGTTAAAGGGTAACAGTATTTCCACACCTAACgctgcatttttttctattcttgagGTATGATTAGAGGACAAACAGTTGACTGCCTATTGTAGCCAGAAATGATTCTGATCACTTACATGGAAAATCCTCCATAACTCTATAAAGGGATGATATTACTTACTTGTTTTTTCAAGTTGTGGAACTTAAGGCTCACAGGTTTTAAGTGTCATAATTTGCCTACCATCATAGGTGAGGAGACAACAGGGCTGGGATTGGAAGCCCAGCAATGAGCTCAACCTGAGAGTTTACTTTTCAGAAACTCcaaaattcttccttttaaaatcatctttaacACTATATTCTCCCATAAAGAGCTTACAGTATTATCGCTCCTACCGCTACTTAGATTTTAAAAACggttttttttagtattttagtattttttttacttcaagcGTTTGTAATTTTGTGAACATCTTAGGTAAATATTAGTCACAAAGCCAAATTAGCTACAATCATGAGTAGATTAAGGAAAAACTTCTAGCATACATAAACCCCAGTTACTGAAGTACTATGAACCATAAATAAGTTCCTTGAGATTAGTCATCATCCACCTCTAACACTCTCCACAGTGCCTAATATGCAGCGTGTAATGAAATCGTTAGATACGCTGAATTAGGGTACGTGAATATTCTGGCGCCAACTTTTATACTCAAAGGCTATGGAGTTCTTAATAAAACAGAGTCTACTTATTTTGTGACTTAGgtaggggaaaaaagacagtgacaAATACAGAGCTAAGCAGTCGCCAGGCTGAAGCAACCATTACAACTACGGTAAAATGTGCTGGCTCTCCATTGTAAATCATTCAAAGAGCAAAAATAAGGTAGGTCTGTTAACATTAATGCACGTTTTATTCAAGAGATAGTACTGAAGAACTGAATTCTAACAACAGAAAAATTTACCAGTTATCCACTCTACAGTAAAAAGTGGAACTGGGGACCacttaaaacacataaataaattctaCCTTTACATTTCTGAATAAAGCTGTAttcacttgagagagagagagccatttAACTTTTGCTGATAAGGCTTTGTGAATTGTGTTCAGAAACTCtgacaacacacacatacatacactcttCAAAGAAGGCAAGTCCCTAGGATTTTCACTCCAGGATGAGTTTCTGTAAGTACTTAGGACTCTCTGACTTAAGACTGCATATTTCTACACGAATTCAATTTGAATTGCCTTCATTCTAATGTCTATCCACcacaatttttaataattaaatcaaCATTTATTATGACTTTATAACTCCCTCAAATTACATGTTAATATTTGACATGgtagtttcaaaaaataaatattcaaggcctcaagttttaaattttccttcagTGTAATGCGCAAAGTAGATAACAAATATTAATAGGACTACCCTAAAATAAATGCAGCTTTCTTATAAAAATTACTTGTTATAATACAGTTCCCATTCTATTCTGTAATTCtgacaaagaatatattttttggtaATAAAACAAGAGTTTAGAATGGTTCAGTCCTTGGAAAACCTTAATGGCAGTCACTCAGTGAAGACATCAATCATTCCTAGAGTCCCAACTCAAAAATTGCTATTAGCATTGActgagtttttgtgttttttttagtgGTTATTGCTTCAGTTGGCAATACCTGAATTTAAGACAAAAGAACATCTCCCACTAagccttattttaaatattacaaaatgtatACAGAAGATAGACTCATAGAGGCTATGATGCTGATGTCTTAAGTAACTCACCCACGAAATGGGTGCAGGCTTTTTAGAGGATAACCATAGATCTTCTGGCTCTAAAAATAAATGCCCCTACTTTTCAGAGTGTTCCCATTCTTCAAATTCTTCAACAGGAGACTTGAGCAGCTTAACAGTTTTGCTATAAAAACAAACCACTCTTGTTaccaaaccaaaaacagaaaaggaaaccgaTAAAGGACATAGTTTTCACAGTTAACGATAAATAAAAGTGCAGTAAGTGTTCAAGTAGGGCATGTAGTTTAAAAACTACATGTGAGTATTTGGCATAGGTCATCTTTTAAAGGCTCTCCGAGGGTCCCTGCCATTACTTATTGTGGTCACGACTGTTTGATTATTAGCCGTTCCTTGTAGCTGTGGATTTGTAGGTCCCCGGCCATTGCTTCTACCAGCATATGAAAATTGGCATCCCCTTGATTCCGGGCCAGTTTGAACCCCATTTcctaaaagagaatataaaagttCATCATCATTTTCAGACACTGACCTAGATCTACAGAAGTACACCTATCTGAAGTCCTAACACACACTATTAATGCTAACAAGTAGTATTAGAGAAAACAAAGGCCTTTATTGTTAAACTACTGGAAAAAACTCAAAGTGGGCTCTAGGTTTTTCCAGATGTATGATTACTGTAAATACATTCACTTGATGCTGATCAGCAGGGAGACAGAAATAGATGATTGGGCAATAGAATGAAAAATTAGTAGAGTACAAAAGCAAAGGTAATACACTGCCTACATtgtaagggaaaaagaaaaaaaaaacaaaggggaaaatggtGTATGAACACTGGCATTAGGTTCAAACACGGTTAATAATACTTCAAAAGAACAGCGTAATTCTAACTTTGCAAAGAAAAGACAGCAAGGTTTCCCACAATGTGATGATCACCAGCTGTGCCAAAACACGCAGCCCCAGGTCAAATAAAACTTCAGCCACCCTAACAAACTCCAATCCCAAAGACTTTTCCTCagttatttaagaataaaaacttcaaaagacCTTTAACACAGCTGTAAGCACCATTAACATGACATTTGAGAGTATTTGAGGTCTTTGTAAAGGCGATTCTTTTAAAGAGGCAGCTATCAGCATGTGAAAAATTAAGGTCGAGCTATTAGTCTAAAGAAAAAAGGCTTTTGGTGTGCCAAAACGACCAGTAATTCTGCATCTATTAAATAACCACTAGATCacagaaattttgtttaaaaaaaaaaaaaaaatcgatggAAAAACATCTTATGCATCACCAAAACAGATTTCTTGTTATTAGCCACTGTTTAAATATAGAATGTGctctggaggtgggtggggggatgggcggAATAGAGGGGATTAGGAGCACACTATCTTCATGAGCACTGAGCACacatggaattgctgaatcactacactgtacacctgaaactaacgtaacactgtatgttaactacactggaatttaaattacacaaataaatatgtgtgtagaaacatttttaaaaaatgtgctcaaTAAATTAGCTGAAGAAGGTATCTGCTATCTAGACAATCAGTTATTTAGGAATTCCCTGTTAACCAGCACTTCCCTTTTAGTGCTAATCTGCGCCTAAAGACAATTTTCTTCTAAACCTTTCACAGGATACAGTCTCTTAATTCTTAACATCTGATCAcaaatacgaaaaaaaaaaaatcttacccaCTGGTCCAAATGTACCTGTACCCATATTATTATTCATGGAATTattcttctgttcattttgtgcctaaaaaatatgtttttaatttaaccagttgaaaatctattaaaaaattattataataacatGTTGTATCCACTCTTTAATTGTTaaagctttttggttttgttttgttttttttttt encodes the following:
- the NABP1 gene encoding SOSS complex subunit B2 isoform X3, which gives rise to MWKGCLTLYTGRGGELQKIGEFCMVYSEVPNFSEPNPDYRGQQSRGAQNEQKNNSMNNNMGTGTFGPVGNGVQTGPESRGCQFSYAGRSNGRGPTNPQLQGTANNQTVVTTISNGRDPRRAFKR